CCCAGATCTCCCACAGGGACCAGATCGCGGTGCCGACCATCAGCAGCGCCTGGATCGGCAGCGAGACCCGCACCAGCCCGCCGATCTGGGCGATCCCCGCGATCAGCATCGCCAGCCCCGCGATTGCGTAATACCAGTTGCCCCCGGCCCAGAGCAGTTGGCCCCCGAACCACAGCGTCGCACCGCCAAGCGCCAGCAGGACCAGGCCGATCCCCCCCAGCAACACCCGCGCCCAAGGTCTCAGCACGGTCGGATCGAGGCGGTAGTCTGGCATGACGGTCCTTTCACGGGGGTGTGATCATTGCCAGCGGAACGCCCCGGCCCGCCCTGGGTTCCGGGCCCCGGCCTGCGTCATATTCCCGCCTTGACCCCCGCGCCCGCGCATCGCTGCGGGATGGTGTCGATGATCGCGGCCTCGGAGACGGGCTGGCCGGATGTCAGGGGCTGGGCGCTGACCCGGTTCCGCCCCGCCAGCTTGCTGCGATAGAGCATCCGGTCCGCCGCGGTCAGCCAGGTCTGGTCGGTGATCCCCACCTCGCTGCGCCCGGCCGCAACCCCGATGCTGAGCGTGACGACATCGGCCACCAGCGACGCGCGATGCGGGATGGCCAGGCCTTGGACCGCGGCGCGGATCACCTCGGCCATGTGGACGGCGCCGTCCAGATCCGTGCCGGGCAGGATGCAGGCGAATTCCTCGCCCCCGTAGCGCGCGCACAGATCGCCCGCCCGGCGCAGCGACCCCGCCACCGCGGATGCCACGGCATGCAGGCAGCGGTCCCCCTCCGGATGGCCATAGCTGTCGTTGAAGCCCTTGAAATGGTCGATATCCATCATCATCACCGCGACCTGCCCGCCATCGCGGGCCTGGCGCAGCAATTCGGCCTGCAGGCGCCGTTCCAGCATCCGGCGATTGGCCAGCCCCGTCAGCGGATCGCGCAGCGCCTGATCGGCCAGCTGATCGCGCATCTGCTTCATCTGGACATGGTTGCGGACCCGGCGCTGCAGCGCCGCGGGGCGGATCGGCTTGGTCACATAGTCGATCGCGCCGACGGCCAGGCCCCGGATCTCGGCCTCGTCATCGCCGAGCGCGGTAGCGAAGATCACCGGGATCTCGGCCAGGGCGGGATCGGCCTTAAAGATCCGGCACAGCTGATAGCCGTCCATCCCCGGCATCATCACATCCATCAGGATCAGGTCCGGGCGAGCCTCATGGGCGATGGGGATGGCCTGTTCCGCCGACAGGGCGAAGCAGATGTCGTAATCATCCTCCAGCACGGCGGTGACGATCTCGATATTGGCGGGCTCGTCGTCGATGACCAGAATGACGGGGCGGTTATCCATGTTCAGGTCCTTGCGGGATCGGGGGCGAAGAGCGGGCCGTCCAGCAGGGCGGCCGCGGCGGCATAGTCCAGGCGCAGCAGCGCGCTGCGCATGGGGTGATCGGCCAGCTGCGCGGGGTCCAGGCGCAGCGCCTCGGCCAAGGCGTCGAAGCTGCCCCGGGCGGCCATGCTGCGCCGACGCACCTGGTCGCGCAGCCGCGCCACCAAGGGCGCGATCGCCGCATCGTCCAGCGCGACCGCCGGGCGGGCATCGCCCAGGGGCGGGGGCGCCGGGCGCAGCGATGCCGCGGCCTCGACCGCCAAGGCCAGGGGCGCGTGCAGATCGGCCAGGATCGCCCGCCCGTCGGCGCCGGAGGACAGCGCCGCCTCCAGCGCGCCCGCGATGCGGGCCACAGCCGACAGCTCCAGCGAGGCCGCGACCCCCTTCAGCGTATGGGCCATGCGGCAGGCATCCTCCGTGGCGCCTTGATCCAGCGCCGCCTCGATCCGGTCGGCCAGGTCGCGATTGCCCTGCCCGAAGGCCAGGATCAGCCGCCGCAGCAGATCGCGCTTGCCCGCCACCCGCGCCAAGGCGGCGCCGATGTCGAAGGGCGGCAGCCGGTCAGGCAGATCGCCCGCCCGCACCAAAGGCTCGGGCGCGGCAGTCGCCGCCGGGGCGATGGGGCGCATATGGCGGGCCAGCATGTCGATCAGGTGATCGGGGTCGATGGGCTTGGTCACATGGGCGCACATCCCCGCCTCCAGGCAGGCGCGGCGTTCCTCGTCATAGGCATGGGCGGTCAGGGCGATGATGGGCAGCCGTTCGGCCGATACCGTGCGGCGGATCCGGCGCGTGGCGGTCAGGCCGTCCATCTCGGGCATCTGCATGTCCATCAGCACCGCGGCATAGAGATCGGCCCCCTCCTCCACCATGCGGCAGGCGATCAGACCGTTCTCGGCCCAGTCCACCTGGACCCCGGCATCGCCCAGCAGGGCGGTCGCGATCTCGCGGTTGATGGCATTGTCCTCGACCAGCAGGACGCGCTGGCCCTGCAGCGTCACGGGCAGGCGCGGCCCGGTCGGCGCGTCGCCATCGGCCAAGGGGTCGTGATCGTCCAGCCGCGGGAGCTGGCGCAGCGATTCCAGCAGGGTCGTGGCGTTGATCGGCTTGGCCAGGAACAGGTCGATCGGCTCGCCCGCGGCCTCCTGCATGACGGCGCTGACGCCTTGGCCGGTCATGATCATCGTGGCGGGCATCCGCGCCAGATCCAGCCTGGGCAGTGCGCGCAGCACCTGCAACCCGTCCATCTGGGGCATCTTCCAGTCCAGGATCACCAGGTCGAACCCCGCGCCGCGCGCATCGGCGGCCCGGATCAGCTCCAGCGCCTCGGCGCCGGTCTGCGTCAGGGTCACGCCCATCTGCCAGCGGGCGAAGATCTCCTCCAGCATCTTCAGGGCGATGGGGCTGTCATCGGCGACCAGCACCCGCAGCG
Above is a genomic segment from Paracoccus aestuarii containing:
- a CDS encoding diguanylate cyclase, whose protein sequence is MDNRPVILVIDDEPANIEIVTAVLEDDYDICFALSAEQAIPIAHEARPDLILMDVMMPGMDGYQLCRIFKADPALAEIPVIFATALGDDEAEIRGLAVGAIDYVTKPIRPAALQRRVRNHVQMKQMRDQLADQALRDPLTGLANRRMLERRLQAELLRQARDGGQVAVMMMDIDHFKGFNDSYGHPEGDRCLHAVASAVAGSLRRAGDLCARYGGEEFACILPGTDLDGAVHMAEVIRAAVQGLAIPHRASLVADVVTLSIGVAAGRSEVGITDQTWLTAADRMLYRSKLAGRNRVSAQPLTSGQPVSEAAIIDTIPQRCAGAGVKAGI
- a CDS encoding response regulator, translating into MSIELNGLRTRYGRLLVILFWAHVPLLGLAALWVGLMDPWLAMALGAGLAVAYHLCWWRYGTAPVTRNLSAVALVGEPALFLLVFDGHGWQMDMHMYFYAVLALNLAWFDRRALMVSATAITLHHLVLFYLLPNAVFTTDGELARVLLHGAIVAFQTAVLIWVSDKVVQSFDRIGRMSDEIVAKGRALEERTREAEEANRAKSMFLANMSHEIRTPINAILGFCHLVQRSRLEPRQRDQIGRISTAGGVLLRLINDLLDFSKNEAGALTLEQRPFDLRSAMSVQVQLVADTMAARNLTLRQRIDPSLPQVLVGDELRLNHVLLNLLSNAVKFASDGEILLEARLAAPEGDGVRIEISVTDCGIGMTEDQIRQVFSPFTQADSSTTRRFGGTGLGLAICRQIVEQMDGWIRVESQPDRGSTFTYSVRLGLGDPALADAVLPCGAIRALRVLVADDSPIALKMLEEIFARWQMGVTLTQTGAEALELIRAADARGAGFDLVILDWKMPQMDGLQVLRALPRLDLARMPATMIMTGQGVSAVMQEAAGEPIDLFLAKPINATTLLESLRQLPRLDDHDPLADGDAPTGPRLPVTLQGQRVLLVEDNAINREIATALLGDAGVQVDWAENGLIACRMVEEGADLYAAVLMDMQMPEMDGLTATRRIRRTVSAERLPIIALTAHAYDEERRACLEAGMCAHVTKPIDPDHLIDMLARHMRPIAPAATAAPEPLVRAGDLPDRLPPFDIGAALARVAGKRDLLRRLILAFGQGNRDLADRIEAALDQGATEDACRMAHTLKGVAASLELSAVARIAGALEAALSSGADGRAILADLHAPLALAVEAAASLRPAPPPLGDARPAVALDDAAIAPLVARLRDQVRRRSMAARGSFDALAEALRLDPAQLADHPMRSALLRLDYAAAAALLDGPLFAPDPART